The following are from one region of the Candidatus Sysuiplasma jiujiangense genome:
- a CDS encoding AAA family ATPase — translation MAKGKAEGLLDPLSYNQLAMKKIVIIGWPASGKSTFSDTLSHLMNIPVYHLDALYWKPGHIAISNEDWIKLQYRMISGEYWIVEGNYRTTLNIRLSAADSIIFFDMPMSVCLRNAIIRMIRHYGRERIGMSAGNSERLDRHFLMRLMRIFWIYPALERGETIRLVKSLGVEKNVVIFRNYRETVKFIREIGALPNRSKGR, via the coding sequence ATGGCAAAAGGAAAGGCGGAAGGATTGCTCGACCCCCTGTCATATAATCAATTGGCAATGAAGAAGATAGTGATCATCGGCTGGCCTGCCTCAGGAAAATCAACCTTCTCGGATACGCTTTCTCACTTAATGAACATCCCTGTCTACCATCTTGATGCTCTATACTGGAAACCAGGGCATATTGCAATCAGTAATGAAGACTGGATAAAACTGCAGTACAGGATGATTTCCGGTGAATATTGGATTGTTGAAGGAAATTATAGAACAACGCTTAACATCAGGTTAAGTGCAGCAGACAGCATCATATTTTTTGACATGCCAATGTCAGTATGTCTCCGCAACGCAATCATTAGGATGATTAGGCACTATGGGCGTGAGAGAATCGGCATGTCGGCCGGCAATAGTGAAAGGCTCGACAGGCATTTCTTAATGAGACTTATGAGAATATTCTGGATATACCCTGCCCTGGAAAGAGGGGAAACCATACGACTCGTTAAGTCACTGGGAGTGGAAAAAAATGTAGTAATCTTTCGCAATTACAGAGAAACAGTGAAATTTATAAGAGAGATTGGTGCGCTGCCAAACCGTTCGAAGGGCAGGTGA
- a CDS encoding glycosyltransferase family 4 protein, which yields MPKNAVMIVSFFFRPNIGGIETHLNDLIRLIESKGLNIYVVTFQPLTSTKRGKTVEHSNSTKIYRIPNPLFDSFYRLDRHSVVRFLILSPLLFISASAILAKYRSQIGVIHANNYVTAFTTAVMSKIFNTRSVITVYDTHDFFGENSPMFLRRFAGRLLSSYDSIIAISERGKRDILSLNVDTRKIMVMTFWIDTTAFTPCQNSSEKYFRHPERKFSILYVGRLIETKGVLLLLRVAERLKSDHNIVFNFIGQGPLKQKIIEAAETGTNVFYLGAFGPEKLREYYCDADVTIVPSIHEEGYGRVIMESIACATPVIASRRGAIVEAIDDSVGILVEPEVESILSVLETISKDRSILGRLAANCRLYAERKFSESNGEIILNSYIRDGL from the coding sequence TTGCCTAAAAATGCCGTTATGATAGTTTCATTCTTTTTCAGACCCAACATAGGAGGAATTGAAACTCATCTGAATGATCTTATCAGGCTGATAGAGTCAAAGGGATTGAACATATATGTTGTGACATTTCAGCCGCTCACCAGTACGAAAAGAGGAAAGACTGTAGAACACTCCAATTCGACAAAAATTTATCGCATTCCGAATCCTCTTTTCGACTCTTTTTATCGTCTTGACAGGCACTCGGTTGTCAGATTTTTAATCCTTTCGCCTCTGCTTTTCATATCTGCATCCGCAATCCTTGCAAAATACAGAAGTCAAATAGGCGTAATACATGCAAACAATTACGTAACAGCGTTCACGACCGCTGTAATGTCTAAAATTTTTAACACAAGATCTGTCATAACAGTTTATGACACACACGATTTTTTTGGTGAAAACAGTCCCATGTTTCTTCGAAGATTTGCCGGAAGACTGCTCTCTTCATATGATTCGATAATCGCTATATCTGAAAGGGGAAAGCGTGACATTTTGTCATTAAATGTTGACACCAGAAAAATTATGGTAATGACATTCTGGATTGACACCACTGCTTTCACCCCGTGCCAAAACTCTTCAGAAAAATATTTCCGCCACCCTGAAAGGAAATTTTCAATACTCTATGTGGGAAGGCTCATTGAAACAAAGGGGGTGTTGTTGCTCCTTAGGGTTGCAGAGAGATTAAAATCTGACCATAACATTGTATTCAACTTCATTGGACAGGGTCCGCTAAAGCAGAAAATAATCGAGGCCGCTGAAACCGGAACGAACGTTTTCTATCTGGGCGCATTTGGACCGGAAAAACTCAGAGAATACTATTGCGATGCTGATGTGACAATAGTTCCTTCGATTCATGAAGAGGGTTATGGGCGGGTTATTATGGAGTCGATTGCCTGTGCAACTCCGGTCATAGCTTCCAGGCGGGGCGCGATAGTAGAGGCAATCGACGATAGCGTTGGCATTCTGGTGGAACCGGAAGTGGAGTCAATACTTAGTGTATTGGAAACAATATCAAAAGACAGATCCATTCTCGGGAGACTGGCGGCCAATTGCCGGCTTTATGCTGAACGAAAGTTCAGCGAATCCAATGGTGAAATTATCTTGAACTCATATATCCGCGATGGTTTATGA
- a CDS encoding glycosyltransferase family 4 protein yields the protein MEQLKIGFITDKSAPIYFGGYEIRVLELANRLARKGHEVHVYTTCRKAFTEEGGTRFYPAFPDYFQRDSSGRRSHPHSLLFSALMSKNPMNDWKPDYLVVEAIPYLHLLTMRAWVRDINCVKILDVPEAWHNYNYFGGVLGKLSNRAIKRLLQIGLTSADVVTAISGVTANSLKQNFQVDAKKVSVVPCGVDLDRLLNRETDGIPALLDYYDFVTVGRLVEIKRHRDFIDALSRLKFKYGWTGKAAIIGGGPLRERLMAHAFKAGVADQIDFLGFVSDEEKVRTILSSKIFVLTSEREGFSIATLEAMALGLPVIVAVPKELEVFGTSEFVSDHKNGVYYPVGNIIRLADVMHQLLDLKDTRLEMGNNGRMTASKYDWKAVTNDFETCITSAPLGLVRSRN from the coding sequence GTGGAACAATTGAAAATTGGGTTCATAACCGACAAGAGTGCTCCGATATATTTCGGGGGTTATGAAATAAGGGTCTTGGAGCTTGCAAATCGGCTCGCGCGGAAAGGTCATGAGGTGCATGTTTACACTACCTGCCGGAAAGCCTTCACAGAAGAAGGCGGTACTAGGTTCTATCCTGCGTTCCCTGACTATTTCCAGAGGGACAGTTCCGGGCGGCGCAGCCATCCACACAGCCTGCTGTTCTCTGCCCTTATGTCAAAGAATCCAATGAATGACTGGAAACCGGATTACCTTGTAGTTGAAGCGATTCCTTATCTCCATCTGCTGACTATGAGAGCCTGGGTAAGAGATATTAATTGTGTGAAGATACTTGACGTCCCGGAAGCATGGCACAATTACAATTATTTTGGAGGTGTGCTTGGCAAGCTTTCTAACAGGGCGATCAAGCGGCTTCTCCAGATCGGACTTACATCTGCCGATGTTGTCACTGCGATCTCAGGTGTAACAGCCAACAGCCTGAAGCAGAATTTTCAGGTAGACGCAAAGAAAGTCAGTGTAGTGCCATGTGGCGTCGATCTTGACAGACTGCTGAACAGAGAGACAGATGGAATACCAGCACTTCTGGATTACTATGATTTCGTCACTGTGGGAAGACTGGTGGAAATCAAGAGGCACAGGGACTTCATTGATGCACTTTCAAGATTGAAATTCAAGTACGGGTGGACTGGAAAGGCGGCGATCATCGGCGGCGGTCCGCTAAGGGAAAGATTGATGGCTCATGCCTTTAAAGCAGGAGTGGCAGATCAGATAGACTTCCTGGGCTTCGTTTCAGACGAGGAGAAGGTGAGGACAATTCTTTCCTCCAAGATTTTCGTTCTTACTTCGGAGCGCGAAGGGTTTTCCATAGCCACACTCGAGGCGATGGCGCTGGGCCTTCCCGTAATTGTTGCTGTCCCCAAAGAGCTTGAAGTGTTCGGCACGTCTGAATTTGTATCAGATCATAAGAATGGTGTCTATTATCCCGTGGGGAACATAATCAGATTGGCGGATGTTATGCATCAGCTTCTCGATCTGAAGGATACAAGGCTGGAGATGGGAAACAACGGTAGAATGACAGCAAGCAAATATGACTGGAAGGCGGTAACAAATGACTTCGAAACATGCATAACAAGCGCTCCGCTGGGTCTGGTACGCAGCAGAAACTGA
- a CDS encoding glycosyltransferase, producing the protein MSGTELSNGVSVIIPAYNEEDRIIRSLQLYIPALKNIGLPYEIIVITDGTDRTYDVATAYSSDHVSAFKFERKLGKGGALKEGTARAKYDTTFWIDADGSLCPDDMCKMIENSGHYDCVVASRWLPESVWDKREPLFNMAVGRVFNFLVRGLLFLSIKDTQCGAKLFDTRLIRRVTAATLVTNRTFDAAILYHVKKAGGTIKELPVRWRHDEDTRMPIFRVIPIMLITLIGVRLMNLPIKRYIPTRLVGFFTQRYARD; encoded by the coding sequence TTGTCCGGGACGGAATTGAGCAACGGTGTCTCCGTCATAATACCTGCCTATAACGAGGAGGACAGAATAATCAGGTCCCTTCAATTATACATTCCAGCACTGAAAAATATCGGCTTGCCTTACGAAATAATAGTTATAACTGATGGAACTGACAGAACCTACGATGTGGCGACAGCCTATTCATCTGATCACGTGTCAGCGTTCAAATTTGAAAGAAAACTTGGCAAGGGAGGTGCCCTGAAGGAAGGAACTGCAAGGGCGAAATACGACACAACATTCTGGATCGATGCAGACGGCAGTTTGTGTCCTGATGATATGTGCAAGATGATCGAAAATTCTGGGCATTACGACTGTGTGGTTGCCTCCCGCTGGCTTCCCGAGAGCGTCTGGGATAAGAGAGAGCCTCTTTTCAACATGGCTGTTGGAAGGGTCTTCAATTTCCTGGTCCGTGGTCTTCTCTTTCTGTCCATCAAGGATACCCAATGCGGCGCTAAATTGTTTGATACCCGCTTGATAAGACGTGTGACAGCTGCTACACTTGTGACAAACAGAACATTTGACGCCGCCATCCTCTACCATGTAAAGAAGGCAGGGGGAACAATAAAGGAATTACCTGTCCGCTGGAGACACGACGAGGATACAAGGATGCCAATTTTCCGAGTGATACCCATTATGCTTATCACTCTGATCGGCGTAAGGCTGATGAATTTACCCATTAAGAGATATATTCCCACGAGGCTTGTAGGATTTTTCACTCAGCGTTACGCTAGAGATTGA
- a CDS encoding glycosyltransferase family 2 protein, protein MSSPNKLEIVGSLSIIGGRDLQSEVLSLNLPRLSVIILNYNGARFLHDCINSVISQNYPETEIIVVDNGSADSSCEIVEREFPSVKLLRLAENYHFSGGMNRGVKASTGDVALLLNNDTVVLDGCFGTVMDSIVRNGIDICGCGIMKENGRRPQKYDLLYETLDFAGAALFVRRTVWEELGGIDEDFRTYFELKDFSVRALLKGYKVMVEPRGRVFHLGSATTKKMSGYALVNMSRNFPMLVLKDFRATTAAALLLSYFASRSLIVLKLTLTGGSEEARYRLKGSAEFIRMLPQILEKRAAIQSSRLCSDREIVILRDKPFFKLGIDGGI, encoded by the coding sequence GTGTCTAGCCCAAACAAACTGGAGATTGTAGGCAGCCTGAGCATAATAGGTGGCCGCGACCTCCAGAGTGAGGTTCTTTCCTTGAATTTGCCAAGGCTTTCGGTCATAATACTCAACTACAACGGGGCTCGTTTCCTTCATGACTGCATAAACAGTGTTATTTCGCAGAACTATCCTGAAACCGAAATCATTGTGGTGGATAACGGCTCTGCCGACTCATCATGTGAAATTGTGGAAAGAGAATTTCCCTCGGTGAAACTACTGAGACTCGCTGAGAATTACCACTTTTCAGGAGGTATGAACAGGGGTGTAAAAGCTTCAACCGGTGACGTGGCACTCCTGCTTAACAATGATACGGTTGTGCTCGATGGTTGTTTCGGAACTGTAATGGACTCCATCGTCAGGAACGGAATAGACATCTGCGGTTGCGGAATCATGAAGGAAAACGGTAGAAGACCGCAGAAATACGACCTGCTGTACGAGACTCTTGACTTTGCTGGTGCTGCCCTTTTTGTCAGAAGGACTGTCTGGGAGGAATTGGGCGGAATCGATGAGGATTTCCGCACATACTTCGAACTGAAGGACTTCTCTGTGCGTGCACTCCTGAAAGGGTATAAGGTAATGGTTGAGCCGAGAGGCAGGGTCTTCCACTTAGGTTCTGCGACCACCAAGAAAATGTCAGGATACGCGCTCGTCAACATGTCCAGAAACTTCCCCATGCTTGTGCTCAAGGATTTCAGAGCCACTACAGCTGCAGCCCTGCTTTTATCATATTTCGCATCAAGATCCCTTATTGTCCTGAAGCTGACTTTAACCGGCGGAAGCGAGGAGGCGCGCTACAGGCTTAAGGGAAGCGCCGAATTCATAAGGATGCTTCCTCAAATTCTGGAAAAGAGAGCAGCAATTCAGTCTTCCCGCCTGTGCAGCGACAGGGAGATAGTTATTCTGCGGGACAAGCCTTTCTTCAAGCTGGGAATCGATGGCGGCATATGA
- a CDS encoding glycosyltransferase, whose translation MNRGSYMRLYPMAARLSESGYNVTLICPHEYSNPSIESRLINDNFRLILLPRFKTETHYAGILLRAIFIVLHLSRKRYDILHVSSPAFLDTWSVSMIGKLFKIPTVVDIDDLWGYTGNNDRSHFESAIEEFLIRSAISAASRVTAISQYLKDRYDHLCSREIEILWNGISEDDLFSISKRQARDTLIDELGLEINVKLLLSQVLKEQEETTIEAIELVRKKGFNIVSTIPGAITRHPAEKLLTNGKNVNSTFLLPRVERKKFLEMLVASDIVLFSMKNTEWERARLPVRLTEFLASGTPLLSVVFGESRRILDMTSYGPLLRELNTNSSAESLARSIVYYLSNAEELDKIADEARKFVLTNLTWEQVISQLIGIYKDLKIECASTS comes from the coding sequence ATGAACAGAGGCAGTTACATGCGTCTCTACCCGATGGCTGCGCGCTTATCGGAAAGTGGTTATAATGTCACTCTCATCTGTCCGCATGAGTACTCTAATCCGAGCATCGAGAGCAGGCTGATAAATGACAATTTCAGACTGATCCTGCTGCCAAGATTTAAAACCGAAACACACTACGCGGGTATTTTGCTAAGGGCCATATTTATTGTATTGCATCTCTCCAGGAAGAGATACGACATATTGCATGTGTCAAGCCCTGCTTTCCTTGACACCTGGAGTGTCTCCATGATTGGTAAATTGTTCAAGATCCCAACAGTTGTTGACATAGATGACCTCTGGGGATATACAGGGAACAATGACAGATCACATTTCGAGTCAGCAATTGAGGAATTTCTGATCAGATCGGCAATTAGCGCTGCCAGTAGGGTGACTGCGATAAGCCAATATCTGAAGGACCGCTATGATCACCTTTGTTCCAGAGAAATTGAAATTCTGTGGAACGGCATTTCAGAAGACGACCTTTTCTCAATTTCAAAGAGACAGGCACGTGATACTCTGATTGATGAATTGGGATTGGAGATTAACGTAAAACTACTGCTCAGCCAGGTTCTCAAGGAGCAGGAAGAAACGACAATTGAGGCTATCGAATTAGTGAGAAAGAAAGGATTTAATATCGTTTCAACCATCCCGGGAGCAATCACAAGGCACCCGGCAGAAAAATTGCTGACAAACGGTAAGAATGTGAACAGCACTTTCCTTCTTCCCAGAGTTGAAAGAAAAAAATTCCTCGAAATGCTCGTAGCTTCTGACATAGTGCTGTTTTCAATGAAAAACACGGAGTGGGAAAGAGCGAGGCTTCCGGTCAGATTAACAGAATTTCTTGCAAGCGGTACACCGTTGTTGTCTGTGGTATTCGGCGAAAGTAGGCGTATCCTTGACATGACCAGTTATGGACCGCTGCTCAGGGAGCTCAACACAAATTCAAGCGCAGAGTCGCTTGCCCGGTCAATAGTGTATTACCTGTCAAATGCCGAAGAATTGGATAAGATTGCAGACGAAGCACGCAAATTTGTTCTCACAAACCTTACCTGGGAACAGGTGATAAGCCAGTTAATCGGCATCTACAAGGATCTGAAGATTGAATGCGCATCCACGAGTTGA
- a CDS encoding glycosyltransferase family 2 protein produces MSMEPYITVIVTAFNRQNFVKEAVESVLEQNLVRDEYEIIVVNNFNDPEFDDFCKTNNVLSLGYSENGMGQMVVLGIEAAKGEVICFLDDDDTFNEGKLLYVRDLFISNPKLIYYHNDGIYTDLHMNPIESLNMQNTKQVESIFLEENEKDISLKNFLQHVHRFGSSCISIRKSPFDQYLDGIKLIRVSPDIVITTCAMLATGAVYSDNRKLTNYRVWELQWSSYRTDKTPDGINTIHSRAVDSAYGYEVLSQFTLASPHIHVKRYIEGVLLARTVSCSILNPNPSRKELVAAWKRFVAKRSLTDTVNLLMESSTIFSLLSTIAYGIAPKLSRTIFIRLTPTV; encoded by the coding sequence TTGTCAATGGAACCGTATATTACCGTCATTGTAACAGCGTTCAATCGACAGAATTTTGTCAAAGAAGCGGTTGAATCTGTCCTTGAACAGAATTTGGTAAGAGATGAGTATGAAATAATCGTAGTGAATAATTTCAACGATCCCGAATTCGATGACTTCTGCAAAACTAACAACGTTCTGAGTCTTGGATATTCTGAAAATGGAATGGGTCAAATGGTGGTTCTCGGAATAGAGGCAGCTAAGGGCGAGGTCATCTGCTTTCTGGACGATGATGATACGTTCAATGAAGGAAAACTCCTTTACGTCAGGGATCTGTTTATCAGCAATCCGAAGCTAATCTATTACCACAACGACGGGATCTACACTGACCTGCATATGAATCCCATTGAGTCATTAAATATGCAAAATACAAAGCAGGTTGAATCAATTTTCCTGGAAGAAAACGAGAAGGATATTTCGCTGAAGAATTTTCTGCAACATGTCCACAGGTTTGGATCGTCATGCATATCCATAAGAAAATCACCGTTCGACCAGTACCTTGATGGCATTAAATTAATTAGAGTCTCTCCTGATATTGTCATAACGACCTGTGCAATGCTGGCGACGGGTGCGGTTTATTCAGACAACAGAAAACTGACAAATTACAGAGTGTGGGAATTGCAGTGGTCCAGCTATCGAACGGACAAGACTCCCGATGGGATAAATACAATCCATTCCAGAGCGGTAGATTCAGCTTACGGATACGAGGTACTTTCGCAATTTACACTCGCATCGCCTCATATCCACGTGAAGAGGTATATTGAAGGTGTGCTTCTTGCGAGGACAGTATCATGCTCGATTTTGAACCCAAACCCCTCACGAAAAGAACTTGTGGCAGCATGGAAAAGATTCGTTGCGAAGAGAAGTCTGACCGATACAGTCAACCTGCTTATGGAAAGTTCGACAATCTTTTCATTGCTGAGCACGATTGCCTATGGGATAGCACCAAAACTATCCAGAACAATTTTTATAAGACTCACCCCCACGGTATAG
- a CDS encoding glycosyltransferase family 4 protein → MNRFDKWEKRKVLLLPVFRFGRYLNSITVRTLEIYSRISGRDFNFVINVDSETYEDADEYFKSKLENLEVVVGCAGGSLLDLTRGFMNTLRVAYGCDLLLNCSEYYLSLLYSYLIHLLTGRKLVCLVNIIHSGMRNRRSLERLVCSFVFRRSFGIMILNNESLIREFKQLFATNRKIALTTNGVSVSDFYSSNEKSNDLLFIGIAEDRKGAFELPAIVERVRISNSGVKLKIMSRSGDLEKLRRLVKTKRLEGNIEIVTEYVNEDKKRELYARSRIFVFPSREEGFGIVIAEALASSLPVVLYDVESLKIFSKGTLKVKEGDINGFSSAVTKLLEDDDLRLQIGLEGRQFALDYLSYDRVALIENEAIKACAH, encoded by the coding sequence ATGAACCGTTTCGATAAATGGGAAAAAAGGAAAGTGCTGCTTCTCCCCGTATTCAGGTTTGGCAGGTACCTGAACTCAATAACGGTTAGGACGCTTGAAATATACTCAAGAATCAGCGGTAGGGATTTCAACTTCGTAATAAATGTCGACTCGGAAACATATGAGGATGCAGATGAATACTTCAAGTCGAAGCTCGAGAATTTAGAGGTTGTAGTCGGTTGTGCCGGCGGCAGCTTGTTGGACCTTACCAGGGGATTCATGAACACGCTGAGGGTTGCATACGGCTGCGATCTCCTTCTAAATTGTTCGGAATATTACCTCAGCCTGCTGTACTCCTACTTGATACATCTTCTGACAGGAAGGAAACTTGTCTGCCTCGTCAATATAATTCATTCAGGAATGAGGAACAGACGTTCACTTGAAAGACTCGTTTGTAGCTTCGTATTCAGGAGGTCCTTCGGGATCATGATACTGAACAATGAAAGCCTCATAAGAGAATTCAAACAATTGTTCGCGACCAATCGCAAAATCGCTCTCACTACGAACGGTGTTTCCGTGAGCGATTTCTATTCGTCCAATGAGAAATCCAACGATCTTTTATTCATTGGAATAGCGGAAGATAGAAAGGGAGCCTTTGAACTGCCTGCGATCGTTGAACGGGTTCGGATATCCAATTCCGGCGTTAAATTGAAGATAATGTCCCGTTCGGGCGATTTGGAAAAATTGCGCAGGCTGGTTAAAACCAAGAGGCTGGAAGGTAATATTGAAATTGTTACGGAGTACGTCAATGAAGACAAAAAACGGGAGTTGTACGCCAGAAGCAGGATTTTCGTCTTTCCTTCAAGGGAAGAAGGATTTGGAATTGTGATAGCAGAGGCTCTCGCATCATCATTGCCTGTTGTCCTTTATGATGTTGAAAGCTTGAAAATTTTCTCAAAGGGGACATTGAAGGTAAAAGAGGGGGATATAAACGGTTTTTCATCAGCAGTTACAAAGTTGTTGGAAGACGATGATCTGAGGTTGCAAATAGGGCTGGAGGGAAGACAATTTGCACTTGACTACCTATCTTACGACAGGGTTGCACTGATTGAGAACGAAGCAATAAAGGCGTGCGCGCATTGA
- a CDS encoding glycosyltransferase family 4 protein gives MEGITRKGEEKRNILVLFPFSQSYLPEFDAFCELDKFAAFIVTDSTDIMTKIDRNARIIRPDKLILPTGGILTYKLGFVKNIKEILQKTDPAAVITFELYSSLSFQISKIKNRYSLRHIVICYDTIPADAALWGVFPLTRYFSREVMKGADAIVALSNRIMQASLASGASESKVKLAYPGVYSHSKRGSNQMIPGDNSFKLLFLGRLRRNKGIETLIAAFQMLIDEGYSNMKLVIAGDGPLAEKVSNAARNNNRINYVGNVYGDMKWQLFSESDLFLYPSEDQITLGRRKRWEEQTAAAVREAMASGLPVIVSNSGSLPEIVGRQEQVFDQGSIQELHDKILEFYRSPSLRAELADSNLKRSASEFDMKMFSRKIEYLIDGTDIIN, from the coding sequence ATGGAAGGTATCACCAGAAAGGGAGAGGAGAAGCGTAATATACTGGTGCTTTTCCCGTTTTCACAAAGCTATCTACCCGAATTTGATGCATTTTGTGAATTGGATAAGTTTGCTGCATTCATTGTAACTGATTCAACCGACATTATGACAAAAATCGACAGAAACGCTCGCATTATACGACCTGATAAATTGATTCTTCCTACTGGAGGCATACTCACCTACAAGCTCGGTTTTGTGAAAAACATTAAAGAAATTCTGCAAAAAACCGATCCCGCTGCCGTCATAACCTTCGAATTGTACTCCTCTCTCTCCTTTCAAATTTCCAAAATTAAGAACCGGTACTCTCTGAGACACATTGTGATTTGCTACGACACAATTCCGGCAGATGCTGCGCTATGGGGTGTCTTCCCTTTAACGAGATATTTCTCCCGGGAAGTAATGAAGGGGGCGGACGCAATAGTTGCACTCAGCAACAGAATTATGCAAGCTTCACTGGCATCTGGTGCGAGTGAGTCCAAAGTGAAATTGGCATATCCTGGCGTTTATTCCCATTCCAAAAGAGGGAGTAATCAGATGATTCCCGGCGACAATTCATTTAAACTGCTATTTCTGGGAAGACTTAGAAGGAATAAAGGAATCGAAACTCTCATTGCCGCATTTCAAATGTTGATAGATGAAGGATACAGCAACATGAAGCTTGTGATCGCCGGCGATGGGCCGCTTGCCGAAAAGGTCTCAAACGCTGCCAGGAACAATAACAGAATAAATTATGTTGGAAACGTATACGGAGATATGAAATGGCAATTATTTTCAGAGTCGGATCTGTTTCTTTATCCGAGTGAAGATCAGATCACCTTGGGGAGGAGGAAAAGATGGGAAGAACAGACCGCGGCTGCAGTTAGAGAGGCCATGGCATCAGGCTTGCCTGTGATTGTCAGCAACAGCGGATCGCTACCCGAAATAGTGGGAAGGCAGGAGCAGGTATTTGATCAGGGGAGCATACAGGAATTACACGATAAAATCCTGGAATTTTACCGATCGCCTTCACTCAGGGCAGAGCTCGCCGATTCAAATCTAAAGCGAAGCGCCAGTGAGTTTGATATGAAAATGTTTTCCAGAAAAATCGAGTATTTAATAGATGGAACAGACATAATAAACTGA
- a CDS encoding glycosyltransferase has product MQSKAISVIVPVWNNPEGISILLRSINADETDEIEILVVDRVRDATTSSICDKEGAKYLICAEGRSAAKNLGFEKSFGDYVMFLDSDMTLEKGTISRCIHDAVRHDALCLREKVITGCNYWARARAIERNAMYMSGIFESVRLIRKDVFKSVGGYDEHLEGFEDLDMHARIIEHGYSVGWTEATILHNEEDVGFVSYLSKRKKYASGREIYASRHPVYWKELKSFRRRLKLIDNALQDYRPSEALYLLPGLLVIRSFEFLDSLFGF; this is encoded by the coding sequence ATGCAATCCAAGGCAATTTCAGTAATAGTTCCAGTCTGGAACAACCCAGAAGGCATTTCTATTCTGCTGCGCTCCATTAATGCCGATGAAACTGATGAAATTGAAATTCTGGTAGTTGACAGGGTCAGGGATGCAACAACATCATCTATCTGCGATAAAGAGGGAGCGAAATACCTGATATGCGCAGAAGGACGATCTGCAGCGAAAAACCTTGGATTCGAGAAATCTTTCGGAGATTATGTCATGTTCCTGGATTCAGATATGACGCTCGAGAAAGGAACAATCAGCAGATGTATCCATGATGCGGTCAGGCATGACGCCCTGTGCCTCAGGGAAAAGGTGATTACAGGGTGCAACTACTGGGCGAGAGCCCGCGCGATCGAGCGTAATGCCATGTACATGAGCGGAATTTTCGAAAGCGTCCGGCTGATAAGGAAGGATGTGTTCAAAAGCGTTGGAGGTTACGATGAACACCTCGAGGGTTTCGAGGATCTGGATATGCATGCTAGAATTATAGAGCACGGATATAGCGTTGGATGGACTGAAGCGACGATACTGCACAACGAAGAGGATGTTGGTTTCGTAAGTTATCTTTCCAAACGGAAAAAGTACGCTTCAGGAAGAGAAATATATGCCTCAAGGCACCCGGTCTACTGGAAAGAGCTCAAGTCATTCCGCAGGAGGTTGAAGCTGATAGACAATGCTCTGCAGGATTACCGGCCATCTGAGGCGTTGTATCTGTTGCCTGGACTTCTCGTGATACGCTCATTTGAATTTCTCGATTCTCTGTTTGGTTTCTAA